ATTAGTGAAAAGCTAGACCTTGTCAGAAATTTTACACATGCCGTTTAAAGGCGAAGAAACCGTGTTAGATTATATAACACGGTCATTGCATGCACCTTTTATCCCATTTATACTTTGATATATCAAAGCAATCATTTTACTAACTTTATAAAGGTTCTCTATGATCTGAGAACGAAAAAGCTGCCTAGGGTTCCGTTGGGTTTACCAAGCTGGTCCGAGAGGGAGCGTATAGAAGCTATCCGTTTCTATATACACGGAAGGACAAAAGCCTGGGAGACGACCTCTCCTAGGCTTTTTATTTTTCCTCTTTTTATAATTTGAAAATTCCTAATATTCAACCAAATAAATGGAAGGAGAACTTAAGTAATGTACGACTCTACCAAAATTAAAAAAACAGGAGTGAGAAGCATGAAGAAACCATTTAACATACTTTTGTCATTATTGTTTGTCTTTTTATTAGCAGCTTGTGGAAATTCTAGTGAAGAGGCAAGTGGAGATAGCTCTAAAAGTGAACCAATAAAAATTGGGTTCAGTGCATTACCTAGCTGGTACTTATGGCATCTAGTCGAAGAAAAAGGATTCTTTGAAAAACATGGTGTTGATGTTGAATTAGTTTATTTTCCGGTTTATGCTGATTCCTTATCTGCCTTAAACACTGGAGAAATTGATGGAAACAGCCAAGCGCTAATTGACACAATTGCCCCACTTGAAAACGGTATTGAACTTAAATCGATTTTCATAACAGATAACTCAAACGGTGGAGATGGCCTAGTAGCAACAAAGGATATTCAATCTGTTGAAGATTTAAAAGGTAAGAAAGTTGGAACAGAAATTGGTACGATTGAGCATTTCTTTATGTTAACAGCACTTGAACAGGCTGGCTTAAAGGAATCTGATGTGAATTTTACTAACCTTACTGTTCAAGATGCAGGGACAACATTTATTGCTGGAAATTTAGATGCAGCTGGATTATGGGAGCCATTCCTTAGTACTGCTGAAACAGAAGGAAATGGACATAAATTAATAACCTCAGCAGAATTCCCGGGTCTTATTGCAGATCTCTTTGTAGCTCGCAAGGAAATCGCAGAAAACCGTCAAGAAGATCTTGAAAAAATAACGGCTGCTTGGTTTGAAGCAGTGAACTATTATTCAGAAAATGAAGAAGAATCGCTTGAGATTATTGCTGAAGCTGCCGGTATTACGGTTGATGAACTTGCTATTGGAATGGAAGGGTTTGACTTATTCACACCTGAGCAAAACCTTGCTTCTTTTGAAAAATCAGACAGCTATAAATCTATTGAATATACGGCCGAGGAAAATGCAAAATTTCTTCAAAAATTAGAGTTTATAAAAGAAATTCCAGATATGACATTATTACTTGACTCTAGTTTTATTGAAAATAGTCATGAGTAGAACCGGAAAGAGGTGACAAATATGGAGACTGCAAAAAAGAAAGGTCACTTGAGAACATTATTTCGAATTCATGAGGAAATTCCAAAGTCTTGGTATTTAGTCGGAATAGGATCGGCATTTATAGGACTTTTTCTATTCTGGTATCTATTGAGCATTATGGGAGTTGTAAAGGAAGTGTTTCTACCTTCACCATTTGTCGTGGTTGAATCGCTCTTTACGTCCCTTGCTAATTCTGATTTTTGGAACCAAATAGGCATTAGTGTTTACCGTGTTTTTATGGGATTTTTATTAGCTTGTCTCATTGGCATTCCACTAGGAATTTTTGCTGGGACGTTTAAAATCGCGGAATCGATTGTTGTACCTATGTCTGAATTTATCCGGTATATGCCGGCAGCAGCATTTATTCCACTTATTATGGTATGGGCTGGGATCGGTGAAACTGCTAAGATTCTTGTTATTTTTATAGGATGTTTCTTTCAGTTGTTGCTAATGGTAGCGGAGGACACTAGCAGAGTGAATAAAGATTTGTTATCTGCATCTTACACATTAGGAGCAAAACGAGGTCAAGTCATTTCGAGAGTAATCATACCAGCGATTTTACCAAAGTTAATGGTAACCATGCGTCTTATTATGGGATGGGCTTGGACGTATTTAGTTGTAGCAGAGCTTGTAGCAGCAAACAGTGGCCTTGGTTATACGATTATGAAGGCACAACGTTTTTTAGATACTGAGTTAATTTTTGTTGGAATCATTGTAATTGGTTTATTAGGTTTAGTTATCGATCGCTGCTTTGCACTTTTAACGAAAAAATTATTCCCTTGGGCAGAAGGAGGTCAATAGAATGTTAAATGCAGTAAAACAAGCAGAGCCACTTCTACAATCGGAATTAGAGATTAGTATAAAAGGACTATCAAAGGTGTATCAAACAAAAGCAGGAAGCTTCCAAGCACTAGAAGATGTGTCAATGTATGTGAAAAATGAGGAGTTTGTTTCCATACTAGGTCCTTCTGGTTGTGGTAAATCTACAATTCTACGGATATTAGCAGGATTAGAAGATTCTACGAGTGGAAGTGTAAAGGTTTCAGATCAAGAAGTAGTAGGACCTAGCGTAAACAGAGGGATGGTGTTTCAATCTTATACACTATTTCCATGGTTAAATGTTCGCGACAATATTGAATTTGGCCTAAAACTAAAGGGAATGGGTTCAAAAGAACGAAAGGAAATCTCTGATCGATATTTAGAATTAGTAGGTCTTGAACGGTTTGCTAATTCATATGGAAAAGAGCTCTCGGGAGGTATGAAGCAAAGGGTGGCAATTGCTAGATCATTGGCTAATAATCCAGAGGTTTTGTTAATGGATGAGCCGTTTGGTGCGCTCGACGCACAAACAAAGCAATCAATGCAGCAGTTATTACTTGATATTTGGAAAAAGGAAAAGACTACTATTGTTTTTATTACACATGATATTGATGAGGCTATTTTTTTATCGCAACGAATTTATGTGATGCAAGCAAGACCAGGGAAAATTATCGAGGAAATTGATGCAGACCTACACCTGTTTAAAGAGGGTGAATTAGTGGAAGTGGATCAATTTATGAAGCTGAAGAAGCATATTGTCTCGTTATTAAAGCATTAAATGGTTACTTTTTACATGGTGTGGTAAAGGCAGTGGTGCTTGAATGGTGCTACTGCCTTTTAGTTTACAAATGCGATTCTTTACCGAAACGAAGTATTAATAGCGTGTAGGAGGAACAGTTTGTCACAAAATCTAACGCACTATTTGAAATGTAAGATTTTGTGACATTATAATAGTACACAAGTAAAGACATTATTTATTGCTTTAAAGTATAGTAGTGAAATTGTAGGTTTTTCGATCTGAATATTCAGATAAAACGGGAGAGGGTTGAAGAATGACACAAACAACTGAATTCAAAAAATCTCTAAATTTATTTGGTGTTGTTTTCCTTGGACTTGCCTGGATGACACCAATGATCTTTTTTACAGTGTACGGTGTTGCGTTTGAAGCAGCGGGTGGAATGCTTGCTGCTGCTTATGTTGTAGCATTTATAGCGATTTTTTTTACAGCTTATAGCTATAGCAGAATGGTAAAGGCTTATCCGATTTCTGGCTCAGCCTATACCTATACGAAGAAAGCAATCAATCCAAAGATGGGGTTTCTTGTTGGCTGGGCTCTTTTGCTTGATTATATTGTTTCACCAATTATTGCTTGTTTAACATTTGGCCTATTCTTAAATGCTCAGTTTCCGAGTATACCAGTTTATGTATGGATTGTCTTGTTAAATGTCATTTTGGCATTTGTGAATATTATTGGGATTAAATCAGTAGCAAGAGTAAGTGGGTTTTCTGTTATTTTTCAGATCATCTTTATTATCTTTTTTTGTGCCTTTGTAACAAAGGATATACTTGTTGGCGGAGACGGATCAGGTTTATTTTCTTTTCAACCGTTCTTTTCCAGTGACTTCTCCGTTTCCACGATTTTCTCAGGAGCAGCACTTATCTGCTTTTGTTTTTTAGGATTTGATGCGGTAACCACAATGGCAGAGGAAACAGTTAATCCTCGTAAAACAATACCTAAAGCAATTTTTCTAATCGTTATTATTGCTGCAGTGTTATACATTTCTATCTCTTATTTAACACAACTAGCCTATCCTAACTTTATGTTTGAAAATGTTGATACAGCTTCTTTTGAGCTTATTCAAATGGTTGGTGGAAATCTATTAAGTGCTCTTTTTACAACCGTATTAATTGTGGCAACCTTTACTCAAGGAGTTTCATCCGTTACAAGTGTAACGAGGTTTTTATTTGCATTAGGGAGAGAGTCAATCTTGCCGAACAAAGTTTTTGGTTATTTACACCCTAAATATAAAACACCCGTGATTAACATTATCTTTGTGACAATCATTTCGTTTTTCTCCATAGCTATTGATTTAGATACAGCTGTAACATTTGTTAGCTTTGGTGCCCTTACGGCATTTACGTTCGTCAATTTATCTGTTATTTCACATTATTATGTAAAAAGTAAAATGCGGTCTGCTAAACAAACTTTTCTTTATCTCATTTTTCCTTTCGTAGGTGCTTGTTTTATTGGATGGTTATTAACTTTGTTAGAAGCACAAACACTCTTAATTGGAATTGCTTGGATTGTAATGGGATTTATTTACATTGGAATCCGAACAAGCATGTTTAAAAAGCCGATTTCTACTTTAAAGGAAGGAAAGGTAGCAATTGAAAATAGATAATTTTTAAAAAGTGTGTTAGAAAATCTGACATAGTGTTTGGAAGGTTGTAATAGGGTGGTCTATAATAAATTTACAGAACAAATTAAATAAAGCTTCTCAGATGAGAAGGAAAAAGCTGTCTAGGGTTCCGTTCTTGTTGCGAATATCCCCTCATTCAATACAAGGAGTCTGGTCCGAGAGAGAGCGTATAGCTGATACCGCATGTTAGCTATATACACGGAGGGATAAAAGCCTGGGAGACGAAAATCTCCCAGGCTTTTATCTTTTTTATTTTCTCTACTCGATATTATTCAAAGGAGGAATTCTTTATGATAAATAGCATTTGGAATAAAACAATCCCAGCAGGTGGGAAATGGTCAGGAACAATTGGAAAAGGGAAACTTGTAAAATTTACAGCTTTAGGTAAGGGGGCAAATCTTTCAACAATCATGTATCATGCAAATCAGTTAACAGAGCGTTATAACATGCCGGATACGTTAAAAGCTCAACATACTTCTCACCTAACAAAAGGTCATATGCTAATGAGTGATAACGGGCGGGTGTTAACGAGTATAGTGGAAGATAGTCTAGGCTGGCATGACAGTATTTCAGGATATACGTCACGTAAGGAAACAGATGAGAAATACGGGATCACAACCTATCAAGAGCTTAGGAATAATTGGCTAAGAAGCGGTGAAGAAAATTTTGCTGTAGAGCTTGTTAGAAATGGATTAGGTGTACGTGATTTAGTTCCGGTATTAAACCTATTTTCAAAGGTATTTTGTGATGAAAATGGCGATATGCACTATGTCGAGGACCATTGCAAAGAAGGAGCAACTGTTACATTAAGAACTGAGATGGATACATTATTCATTTTCTCGAATACACCAAATCCATTAGATCTTCGTAACGAATATCCTTCAGTACCAATTCAAATAGAAGTATTCGATGCAGAGCCAGTTAAAGATGATGATGTGTGTGTGAACTTCCGTCCGGAAAACAGAAGAGCTTTTGAAAATACATGGGAATACCACACACTACTTAGTGATTCAAAATCAGTTGTACTGAAATAAAAGAGATGTCGAAGATGATTTTATAAGGAGGAGAAAACCATGGCGGTTTTAAATTATACAGAAAGCTCACGAAAAGTAGAAGAAGCAATTTATGATAAAGTGATTCCTTCTGGAGAAGGCTGGATGCATGAGCTAGAGCCTGGTCAGGTTTTAAGAATAGTAGATTTAGAGGGAAATCAAGCAGCGGATACCCTGTTCTATCATGCTGAAGACCCAGAAGATCATTACAGTGCAGTCGCGACGATGCTAGGTCAAAAAAATATTTATTTATCAACAGGAACAGTTTTACGTTCTGAATCAAATAAAGAGCTTCTTAAAATTGTGGCGGATACTTGTGGGCGTCATGATACATTGGGAGGAGCTTGTTCAGCACAAAGCAATACAGTGCGATATGCACATGATACATTGCCGATGCATAATTGCCGAGATACGTTTATGCTTCAGCTATCTAAGTTTGATGAAAGATATACGAAGCGTGATCTAGCACCTAATATTAACTTCTTCATGAATGTACCAGTAACACCTGATGGCGGTCTAACATTCGCAGACGGTGTATCAGCACCTGGTCGTTATGTTGAGGTGCAATCAATTGTTAAGACTATTGCTCTAATTAGTAATTGCCCTCAACTAAACAATCCATGTAATGCGTATAACCCTACACCAATACGTGTGTTAATTTGGGATAAATAAACGGAATATTTTGAATATAACTATCATCATAGAACTTTAGTAAGGAGAGGTTTTCATGTTTAAAAAAGTACTCATCGCCAATCGCGGTGCCATTGCAGTAAGAATTGAACGGACACTAAAAAAGCTAGGCATTCAATCGGTAGCGGTCTATACGAAAGCTGATCAAGACAGCCTACATGTTGATTATGCTGATGAAGCGGTTCTCATTGGAGAGGGACCGGCAAAAGACAGTTATTTAAATGCTGAACTTATTCTTAAAACAGCTATTGAAACAGGAGCAGAAGCGATTCATCCTGGTTATGGCTTTTTAAGTGAAAATGCTGAATTTGCTAGAATGTGTCAAAAAAAGGGAATTGCCTTTATTGGGCCTACACCAGAGCAAATGGAGATGTTTGGTCTAAAGCATTCTGCACGCGAAATCGCTGAAAAAGCTGGTGTACCTATGTTATCTGGAACGGATTTAATTGACTCTCTTGAAACAGCATTAAATCATGCAAATAAAATTGGCTACCCTGTCATTTTAAAAAGTACAGCAGGCGGTGGCGGAATTGGAATGCGTGTTTGTGACAATGAGGATGCGCTCAAAGCGGCCTATGATGGTGTTCGTCATTTAGCGGAAACGAATTTTAACAACGCTGGCTTATTTTTGGAGAAATACATTGAGAAAGCACGACATGTTGAGGTGCAAATCTTCGGTAATCGTTTTGGGGAGGTAGTGACATTAGGAGAGCGTGATTGCTCGATTCAACGTCGTAACCAAAAGGTTATTGAAGAAAGCCCAGCTCCTAAGCTTTCAGAAGATGTTCGCCAAAAGATGTTTGCTGCTGCAAAGAGTTTAGCTGAAGAGGTAGGCTATCGCAGTGCAGGTACAGTTGAGTTTTTATATGACCCCGAAAGCTGTGGTTTTTACTTCTTAGAGGTAAATACACGCTTACAGGTTGAGCATGGAGTAACTGAAGAGGTATTAGGTTTAGATTTAGTAGAGTGGATGGTAAAGGAAGCAGCAGATAAGTTGAAGAATTTACAGACCCTTGTTTCTGAACCAAAAGGACACAGTATCCAAGCACGAATTTATGCAGAAGATTGCTTTCATGATTTCCGTCCAAGTGCGGGGCAGTTAGACCAGGTGATTTTATCAGATCTTGCTCGCAATGAAACATGGATTCGTGATGGAATAACTGTTACATCTCTTTATGATCCAATGCTTGTAAAAATTATCGTTCATGGTAAAGACAGACAAGATGCAATAGGCAAATTGATTCAGGCTTTAAGTGAAACGCGAATGTATGGAATCACAACGAATCTTCAGTATTTACAAGCATTGTTACATGAAGAGGAATGTGTTGCTGGTAATGTGTACACTAGAATGTTAAATAGCTTTAAAGCAGTTGAAAATGCACTTGAAGTACTAGATGGAGGAGTACAAACAACAATCCAAGATTGGCCTGGACGAAAAGGGTATTGGGATGTTGGAGTACCACCTTGTGGACCGATGGATCCCTTATCCTTTCGAATCGGAAATAAGCTTTTAGGAAATAACTACGATGCACCTGGCTTGGAGTTTACATTACGAGGAGGGTCTTATCAATTCCGAAATGAGATGTGGTTCTGTTTAACGGGTGCTGATATGGAAGCGAAGCTGGATGGTGAAGATGTTTCCTTATATAAACCGATTTTTGCTGAAAAGGGTCAGGTCTTATCTTTTGGTGAAGCAAAGGTTGGAATGAGAGCTTATATGCTAGTAGCAGGCGGATTCGATATGCCAAAAATATTAGGCAGCTCTTCTACATTTACACTCGGAAACTTTGGTGGACATGGTGGTAGAGCACTTAGAACAGGGGACGTTCTATC
This genomic stretch from Metabacillus sp. B2-18 harbors:
- a CDS encoding ABC transporter substrate-binding protein, yielding MKKPFNILLSLLFVFLLAACGNSSEEASGDSSKSEPIKIGFSALPSWYLWHLVEEKGFFEKHGVDVELVYFPVYADSLSALNTGEIDGNSQALIDTIAPLENGIELKSIFITDNSNGGDGLVATKDIQSVEDLKGKKVGTEIGTIEHFFMLTALEQAGLKESDVNFTNLTVQDAGTTFIAGNLDAAGLWEPFLSTAETEGNGHKLITSAEFPGLIADLFVARKEIAENRQEDLEKITAAWFEAVNYYSENEEESLEIIAEAAGITVDELAIGMEGFDLFTPEQNLASFEKSDSYKSIEYTAEENAKFLQKLEFIKEIPDMTLLLDSSFIENSHE
- a CDS encoding urea amidolyase associated protein UAAP1; protein product: MNSIWNKTIPAGGKWSGTIGKGKLVKFTALGKGANLSTIMYHANQLTERYNMPDTLKAQHTSHLTKGHMLMSDNGRVLTSIVEDSLGWHDSISGYTSRKETDEKYGITTYQELRNNWLRSGEENFAVELVRNGLGVRDLVPVLNLFSKVFCDENGDMHYVEDHCKEGATVTLRTEMDTLFIFSNTPNPLDLRNEYPSVPIQIEVFDAEPVKDDDVCVNFRPENRRAFENTWEYHTLLSDSKSVVLK
- a CDS encoding ABC transporter ATP-binding protein — protein: MLNAVKQAEPLLQSELEISIKGLSKVYQTKAGSFQALEDVSMYVKNEEFVSILGPSGCGKSTILRILAGLEDSTSGSVKVSDQEVVGPSVNRGMVFQSYTLFPWLNVRDNIEFGLKLKGMGSKERKEISDRYLELVGLERFANSYGKELSGGMKQRVAIARSLANNPEVLLMDEPFGALDAQTKQSMQQLLLDIWKKEKTTIVFITHDIDEAIFLSQRIYVMQARPGKIIEEIDADLHLFKEGELVEVDQFMKLKKHIVSLLKH
- a CDS encoding APC family permease, producing MTQTTEFKKSLNLFGVVFLGLAWMTPMIFFTVYGVAFEAAGGMLAAAYVVAFIAIFFTAYSYSRMVKAYPISGSAYTYTKKAINPKMGFLVGWALLLDYIVSPIIACLTFGLFLNAQFPSIPVYVWIVLLNVILAFVNIIGIKSVARVSGFSVIFQIIFIIFFCAFVTKDILVGGDGSGLFSFQPFFSSDFSVSTIFSGAALICFCFLGFDAVTTMAEETVNPRKTIPKAIFLIVIIAAVLYISISYLTQLAYPNFMFENVDTASFELIQMVGGNLLSALFTTVLIVATFTQGVSSVTSVTRFLFALGRESILPNKVFGYLHPKYKTPVINIIFVTIISFFSIAIDLDTAVTFVSFGALTAFTFVNLSVISHYYVKSKMRSAKQTFLYLIFPFVGACFIGWLLTLLEAQTLLIGIAWIVMGFIYIGIRTSMFKKPISTLKEGKVAIENR
- a CDS encoding ABC transporter permease, coding for METAKKKGHLRTLFRIHEEIPKSWYLVGIGSAFIGLFLFWYLLSIMGVVKEVFLPSPFVVVESLFTSLANSDFWNQIGISVYRVFMGFLLACLIGIPLGIFAGTFKIAESIVVPMSEFIRYMPAAAFIPLIMVWAGIGETAKILVIFIGCFFQLLLMVAEDTSRVNKDLLSASYTLGAKRGQVISRVIIPAILPKLMVTMRLIMGWAWTYLVVAELVAANSGLGYTIMKAQRFLDTELIFVGIIVIGLLGLVIDRCFALLTKKLFPWAEGGQ
- a CDS encoding urea amidolyase associated protein UAAP2, producing MAVLNYTESSRKVEEAIYDKVIPSGEGWMHELEPGQVLRIVDLEGNQAADTLFYHAEDPEDHYSAVATMLGQKNIYLSTGTVLRSESNKELLKIVADTCGRHDTLGGACSAQSNTVRYAHDTLPMHNCRDTFMLQLSKFDERYTKRDLAPNINFFMNVPVTPDGGLTFADGVSAPGRYVEVQSIVKTIALISNCPQLNNPCNAYNPTPIRVLIWDK